A stretch of Desulfitobacterium dichloroeliminans LMG P-21439 DNA encodes these proteins:
- the mutY gene encoding A/G-specific adenine glycosylase produces MKNEIDTHIRFNNWAPSLVGWYRRVKRDLPWRRSKCAYAIWVSEVMLQQTQVITVIPYYQRFMERFPDVFALAGASEEEVQELWRGLGYYSRARRLWEGARYVVRTTGGRMPEDFASLLMIPGVGEYTAGAIASIAYGECVPAIDGNVKRVLSRLLRWEEDVDKAKSYRFFLEYIKIVLPADCPGDFNQGLMELGATVCTPKNPKCELCPLQVDCQGYSLGNPTVYPVKKSREKVKEVLRPTLILVCEGRVLLKKRPSEGLLANLWEFPGEELILDSLADYSWYDLYKTQVIDRSYDEIVEELLQAKTNVQGPLVHTFSHRRWQMYWVVLNLDAGQSLDVHNSEQTIRESSSDYLGSEDRTCWLDVSQLERIALPVAFQKIWSTATGITESVSNSC; encoded by the coding sequence ATGAAAAACGAGATAGATACTCATATAAGATTCAATAATTGGGCTCCCAGCCTTGTGGGCTGGTATAGACGGGTCAAGCGGGATTTGCCTTGGCGAAGGTCAAAGTGTGCTTATGCCATATGGGTATCTGAGGTGATGCTTCAGCAGACTCAGGTTATCACTGTGATCCCCTATTACCAACGGTTTATGGAGCGGTTTCCGGATGTTTTTGCTTTGGCCGGAGCCAGTGAAGAAGAGGTGCAGGAGCTATGGCGTGGGCTGGGGTATTACTCTCGTGCCAGACGGTTATGGGAGGGTGCTCGCTATGTGGTGAGGACAACAGGGGGAAGAATGCCGGAAGACTTTGCTTCCCTGCTTATGATCCCCGGAGTCGGTGAATATACTGCCGGAGCTATTGCTAGTATTGCTTATGGGGAATGTGTCCCAGCGATTGATGGGAATGTCAAAAGGGTGTTGAGCCGCCTCCTGCGCTGGGAAGAAGATGTAGATAAGGCTAAATCTTATCGTTTTTTTCTAGAGTACATAAAAATAGTATTGCCTGCGGATTGTCCGGGGGACTTTAACCAAGGATTGATGGAGCTTGGGGCGACTGTGTGTACTCCTAAGAATCCAAAATGCGAACTATGCCCACTGCAGGTTGATTGTCAGGGGTATTCTTTAGGTAATCCTACTGTCTACCCGGTGAAAAAGAGTCGTGAGAAGGTTAAGGAAGTCCTTCGGCCAACTCTAATCCTAGTATGCGAGGGGCGAGTTCTTCTGAAGAAACGACCTTCGGAAGGGCTGCTGGCTAATCTGTGGGAATTTCCGGGGGAAGAACTCATCCTCGACTCCCTAGCAGATTATTCTTGGTATGATCTCTATAAAACACAGGTGATTGACCGTTCTTATGATGAAATCGTCGAAGAGCTGCTTCAGGCCAAAACGAATGTACAAGGGCCCTTAGTCCATACGTTCAGCCATCGACGTTGGCAGATGTATTGGGTAGTCCTTAATCTAGATGCCGGTCAAAGTCTAGATGTTCATAATTCAGAGCAAACGATTAGAGAGTCATCCTCAGATTATCTTGGGTCTGAAGATAGGACCTGTTGGTTGGATGTATCGCAGCTGGAGCGCATCGCTCTTCCGGTGGCCTTTCAGAAGATCTGGTCCACCGCAACAGGAATCACAGAATCTGTGTCGAATTCCTGTTAG
- a CDS encoding D-amino acid aminotransferase: MSDNRGIAWVDGKITSMEEAKIPFLDRGYFFGDGVYEAVKVVEGKLFALEEHLERFERSMKEIRITPPKTKAEFTDIIMECLEKAGIPDAMVYLQVTRGIGPRMHAFLPQGEPMVTLFVAPMASLEESVRVAGVSCITVPDERWAHPHIKTLNLLPNVLAKQAAAEQGAFEAIFVLGTEPGGGLVTEASSSNIAAVIKGKVVTPPLNGRILPGVSRAIMLETARAARIEVEEREITLEEMRGAEEVILTSTGVEVLGVCELDGVTVGQGVSGPLTRRLYEVFMAGSVQRLT; encoded by the coding sequence ATGTCGGATAATAGAGGGATAGCATGGGTGGATGGTAAGATTACCAGTATGGAAGAGGCAAAGATACCTTTCCTTGACCGCGGGTATTTTTTTGGTGATGGAGTTTATGAAGCAGTCAAGGTCGTGGAAGGGAAGCTCTTTGCGTTGGAGGAACATCTAGAGCGTTTCGAACGAAGTATGAAGGAGATTCGTATTACCCCTCCTAAAACTAAAGCAGAATTTACGGATATCATCATGGAATGTTTAGAAAAAGCAGGAATACCTGATGCTATGGTCTACTTGCAGGTAACAAGAGGGATTGGGCCGAGAATGCATGCCTTTTTACCTCAAGGGGAGCCGATGGTCACTTTATTTGTTGCCCCGATGGCCTCCCTAGAGGAAAGCGTTCGGGTAGCGGGAGTCAGCTGTATTACGGTACCGGATGAGCGGTGGGCTCATCCTCATATCAAGACCCTAAATTTGCTGCCCAATGTCTTAGCCAAACAGGCCGCCGCAGAGCAGGGGGCGTTTGAAGCGATTTTTGTCCTGGGAACAGAGCCGGGTGGGGGTCTGGTTACAGAGGCCTCCAGTAGCAACATAGCCGCGGTCATCAAGGGAAAAGTAGTGACTCCACCCCTCAACGGACGAATCCTCCCCGGAGTCAGTCGGGCAATCATGCTGGAGACAGCCCGGGCAGCCAGAATTGAGGTAGAAGAACGGGAAATTACCTTAGAGGAGATGCGTGGCGCTGAAGAGGTTATCCTCACCAGCACGGGTGTCGAGGTTTTAGGGGTGTGCGAACTGGATGGTGTAACTGTAGGACAAGGGGTCTCCGGTCCGCTGACGCGACGGTTATATGAAGTTTTTATGGCTGGATCAGTTCAGCGATTAACGTAG
- a CDS encoding aspartyl-phosphate phosphatase Spo0E family protein: MTDFMDNEYLLREIENLRHQLYVLSADKELADPEVVQLSQELDILLNMYYRNYLNSDYLRLDYRKVV, from the coding sequence GTGACTGATTTTATGGACAACGAGTATTTACTTAGAGAAATTGAAAATCTAAGGCATCAGCTTTATGTCTTATCGGCAGATAAGGAACTGGCGGACCCTGAGGTGGTCCAATTGAGCCAGGAGTTAGATATCTTGTTAAATATGTATTATAGGAACTATCTTAATAGTGACTATCTTAGGCTAGATTATCGTAAGGTCGTTTGA
- a CDS encoding ferredoxin, with product MIAKVNRESCIGCGACASVCPKVFEMDEEGLAIVIATPVPQDEEAGAQEAADGCPVEAITLE from the coding sequence ATGATAGCTAAAGTTAACAGAGAGAGTTGTATTGGGTGTGGGGCGTGCGCGAGTGTGTGTCCTAAGGTTTTCGAGATGGATGAGGAAGGATTGGCTATTGTCATTGCGACTCCTGTTCCCCAGGATGAAGAGGCCGGGGCTCAGGAAGCAGCAGATGGCTGCCCAGTCGAAGCAATTACCTTGGAGTAG